A section of the Candidatus Latescibacterota bacterium genome encodes:
- a CDS encoding DEAD/DEAH box helicase: MNSALAIRLSPTTDAPAWTLDPSPGAAPDLAARRLPLDLFLALFLPERPAPDGAAFGELDADALDLDALALDIAAIDWTPLAVETWGLIQGLMAGGGPPLAAWAAFAAEGGRLAAERAMAAKRPARRAATAAGALAGGGEAQVEAIFAPGGALATLMGKAFELRDGQRQMALATWQVLASGGDLLVEAPTGTGKSLAYLVPAGLFALQHGERVLVSTHTRNLQQQLLGRDLPRLAEADWFPVNCALLVGRENYVCRRKLERFLETMGDDPRQRLAAAALLVWRDRSPQGLVEELAEHPLIDPALLEDLRARNQSAEESRCAARSNCWVTRARERARGAQLVVVNHALLLADQAVGGAVLGEYRHLIVDEAQHLDAVATRALGVTLSARVLDGALAVIAPENRQLGWGERALARWLPALKALASDGEAVGAARECLLEALPEARAALRALLDRLAAQGAVARAMADTGRLRYREAQALGRHLASEAGALTEALGAVARAARALQGAARDVAAPPGKEPELRGELESLDLIATGVDELRERLGFLLAAEGEDFVFYLEGDARGGVRELVASPVEVSLELGAFFREKLDALLMTSATLTVQGNFDYFRRKVGLEYSGRTAFELALSSPFDLAAQATLLLPTYLPEPGRPGHVEAVVELLAHLATAQPLNTLVLFTSYGALERCRRGLLERGLSPERLLVQESGQSRDALAQRFRTRRGAVLLGTSSFWEGVDFPGDALKILVITRLPFAVPSEPLVEARCERLAEAGEDPFMDFMVPEAVLRFKQGFGRLIRGASDEGLAIFLDSRLVHKGYGQRFLRSLPAETRLCFDPSTLEDELHAWYVSRPRPTRPGA; encoded by the coding sequence ATGAACAGCGCACTCGCCATCCGACTCTCCCCGACCACCGACGCGCCGGCCTGGACCCTCGATCCGAGCCCCGGGGCCGCGCCGGACCTCGCCGCGCGCCGCCTGCCGCTGGATCTCTTCCTGGCGCTCTTCCTGCCCGAGCGGCCCGCCCCCGACGGCGCCGCCTTCGGCGAGCTCGACGCCGACGCGCTCGACCTCGACGCCCTCGCCCTCGACATCGCCGCCATCGACTGGACACCTCTCGCCGTGGAGACCTGGGGCCTGATCCAGGGCCTGATGGCGGGCGGCGGACCGCCCCTCGCGGCCTGGGCCGCCTTCGCCGCCGAGGGGGGCCGCCTGGCGGCCGAGCGCGCGATGGCGGCGAAGCGTCCCGCGCGACGCGCTGCGACCGCGGCCGGCGCCCTTGCCGGCGGCGGCGAGGCGCAGGTGGAGGCCATCTTCGCGCCGGGGGGCGCGCTCGCCACCTTGATGGGCAAGGCCTTCGAACTGCGCGACGGCCAGCGCCAGATGGCCCTCGCCACCTGGCAGGTGCTCGCAAGCGGCGGCGACCTGCTCGTCGAGGCGCCCACGGGCACGGGCAAGAGCCTGGCCTACCTCGTCCCCGCCGGGCTCTTCGCGCTGCAGCACGGCGAGCGCGTGCTCGTCTCCACGCACACGCGCAACCTGCAGCAGCAGCTGCTGGGACGCGACCTGCCCCGCCTGGCCGAGGCGGACTGGTTCCCGGTGAACTGCGCGCTGCTGGTGGGACGGGAGAACTACGTCTGCCGCCGCAAGCTCGAGCGCTTCCTCGAGACGATGGGGGACGATCCCCGCCAGCGACTGGCCGCCGCCGCGCTGCTCGTCTGGCGCGATCGCAGTCCGCAGGGACTGGTGGAGGAGCTTGCCGAGCACCCGCTGATCGACCCCGCGCTGCTGGAGGACCTCCGCGCGCGCAACCAGAGCGCGGAGGAGAGCCGCTGCGCCGCGCGCAGCAACTGCTGGGTGACCCGCGCGCGCGAGCGCGCCCGCGGCGCGCAGCTGGTGGTGGTGAACCACGCGCTGTTGCTGGCCGACCAGGCCGTGGGCGGCGCGGTGCTGGGCGAGTATCGCCATCTCATCGTGGACGAGGCCCAGCACCTCGACGCGGTGGCCACGCGGGCGCTGGGCGTCACCCTGTCGGCGCGCGTGCTTGACGGTGCGCTGGCCGTCATCGCGCCGGAGAATCGGCAGCTCGGCTGGGGCGAGCGCGCGCTCGCGCGCTGGCTGCCGGCGCTGAAGGCACTGGCCTCCGACGGCGAGGCCGTGGGCGCCGCGCGGGAGTGCCTCCTCGAAGCCCTGCCCGAAGCCCGCGCCGCGCTGCGCGCCCTGCTCGACCGCCTCGCGGCCCAGGGCGCGGTGGCCCGGGCCATGGCCGACACCGGGCGCCTGCGCTACCGCGAGGCGCAGGCGCTGGGACGTCACCTCGCGAGCGAGGCGGGTGCGCTGACCGAGGCGCTGGGCGCCGTCGCCCGCGCGGCGCGCGCGCTGCAAGGGGCGGCGCGGGACGTCGCCGCGCCACCGGGCAAGGAGCCCGAGCTGCGCGGCGAGCTGGAGTCGCTGGATCTCATCGCCACGGGCGTCGACGAGCTGCGCGAGCGGCTGGGCTTCCTGCTCGCCGCCGAGGGCGAGGACTTCGTCTTCTACCTGGAAGGCGACGCGCGCGGCGGCGTCCGCGAACTCGTGGCGAGCCCGGTGGAGGTGTCGCTCGAACTGGGCGCCTTCTTCCGCGAGAAGCTCGATGCGCTGCTCATGACCAGCGCGACGCTCACGGTGCAGGGCAACTTCGACTACTTCCGGCGCAAGGTGGGCCTCGAGTACAGCGGGCGCACGGCGTTCGAGCTCGCGCTCTCGAGTCCCTTCGACCTGGCGGCGCAGGCCACGCTGCTGCTGCCCACCTACCTGCCGGAGCCGGGGCGACCGGGCCACGTTGAGGCCGTCGTGGAGCTGCTGGCGCATCTCGCCACGGCGCAGCCGCTCAACACGCTCGTGCTCTTCACCAGCTACGGCGCGCTCGAGCGCTGCCGGCGCGGACTGCTCGAGCGCGGCCTGTCGCCGGAGCGGCTGCTGGTGCAGGAGAGCGGACAGAGCCGCGACGCCCTCGCCCAGCGCTTCCGCACGCGGCGCGGCGCCGTGCTGCTCGGCACGAGCAGCTTCTGGGAGGGCGTGGACTTTCCCGGCGACGCGCTGAAGATCCTCGTCATCACGCGCCTGCCCTTCGCGGTGCCGTCCGAGCCGCTGGTGGAGGCGCGCTGCGAGCGGCTGGCCGAGGCGGGCGAAGACCCGTTCATGGACTTCATGGTCCCCGAGGCGGTGCTGCGCTTCAAGCAGGGCTTCGGGCGGCTGATCCGCGGGGCGAGCGACGAGGGGCTGGCGATCTTCCTCGACAGCCGGCTCGTCCACAAGGGCTACGGCCAGCGCTTTTTGCGTTCACTTCCCGCGGAGACTCGACTATGTTTCGATCCGTCGACGCTGGAGGATGAACTCCACGCCTGGTACGTCTCGCGGCCGCGCCCGACGCGGCCCGGCGCCTGA
- the hutU gene encoding urocanate hydratase, protein MLELSPGQVRAPRGSALHCKGWLQEAALRMLMNNLDPEVAERPEDLVVYGGTGKAARNWDCFAAIVQALTDLEADESLLVQSGKPVAVFRTHPDAPRVLIVNSQLVPAWASWEQFWALEKKGLMMYGQMTAGSWIYIGTQGILQGTYETLAEAARQHFGGTLRGTLTLTGGLGGMGGAQPLAVTMNEGVALVVEVDEQRIDRRLEHRYLDVKSKDLDDALARCAAAKARGEALSVGLLGNVAEVFPALVERGVTPELVTDQTSAHDPLNGYVPAGLSLAAAADLRAKDPDEHVRRAHASMAAQVRAMLALQSRGAVTFDYGNNLRGGAVKGGEPRAFDFPGFVPAFVRPLFCEGKGPFRWAALSGDPADIAATDAAILELFPEDEALARWIRMASEKVHFQGLPSRICWLGYGERERAGLAFNRLVAEGKVSAPIVIGRDHLDSGSVASPYRETEAMQDGSDAVADWPLLNALLNAVNGATWVSIHHGGGVGIGNSIHAGMVIVADGTPEAEARLSRVLTGDPGTGVMRHADAGYPRALEVAAERGVRTPLVQPARPL, encoded by the coding sequence ATGCTGGAGTTGAGCCCGGGCCAGGTCCGCGCGCCTCGGGGCAGCGCACTGCACTGCAAGGGCTGGCTGCAGGAGGCCGCCCTGCGCATGCTGATGAACAACCTGGATCCCGAGGTGGCCGAGCGGCCCGAGGACCTGGTGGTCTACGGCGGCACGGGCAAGGCCGCGCGCAACTGGGACTGCTTCGCGGCCATCGTGCAGGCCCTCACCGACCTCGAGGCAGACGAGTCCCTGCTCGTGCAGTCGGGCAAGCCGGTGGCCGTCTTCCGCACGCACCCGGACGCGCCGCGCGTGCTGATCGTCAACAGCCAGCTCGTGCCGGCCTGGGCGAGCTGGGAGCAGTTCTGGGCCCTGGAGAAGAAGGGCCTCATGATGTACGGGCAGATGACCGCCGGCTCGTGGATCTACATCGGCACCCAGGGCATCCTGCAGGGCACCTACGAGACGCTCGCCGAGGCCGCGCGGCAGCACTTCGGCGGCACCCTGCGCGGCACGCTCACCCTCACCGGCGGCCTCGGCGGCATGGGCGGCGCGCAGCCGCTGGCCGTCACCATGAACGAGGGCGTGGCGCTGGTGGTGGAAGTGGACGAGCAGCGCATCGACCGCCGCCTCGAGCACCGCTACCTCGACGTGAAGTCGAAGGACCTGGACGACGCCCTCGCGCGCTGCGCGGCGGCCAAGGCCAGGGGCGAGGCGCTGAGCGTGGGCCTGCTCGGCAACGTGGCCGAGGTCTTTCCCGCGCTGGTGGAGCGCGGCGTGACGCCGGAGCTCGTCACCGATCAGACCAGCGCCCACGATCCGCTGAACGGCTACGTCCCCGCGGGCCTGAGCCTCGCGGCGGCGGCCGACCTGCGCGCGAAGGACCCGGACGAGCACGTCCGCCGCGCGCACGCCAGCATGGCGGCGCAGGTGCGGGCCATGCTGGCGCTGCAGTCGCGCGGGGCCGTCACCTTCGACTACGGCAACAACCTGCGCGGCGGCGCGGTGAAGGGCGGCGAACCGCGCGCCTTCGACTTCCCCGGCTTCGTGCCGGCCTTCGTGCGTCCGCTCTTCTGCGAAGGCAAGGGGCCCTTCCGCTGGGCGGCGCTGTCCGGCGACCCGGCGGACATCGCCGCCACCGACGCCGCGATCCTGGAGCTGTTCCCGGAGGACGAGGCGCTCGCGCGCTGGATCCGCATGGCGTCCGAGAAGGTGCACTTCCAGGGACTGCCCAGCCGCATCTGCTGGCTCGGCTACGGGGAGCGCGAGCGGGCGGGTCTCGCCTTCAACCGGCTGGTGGCCGAGGGCAAGGTGAGCGCGCCGATCGTGATCGGGCGCGATCATCTCGACAGCGGTTCGGTGGCCAGTCCGTACCGCGAGACCGAGGCGATGCAGGACGGCTCGGACGCCGTCGCCGACTGGCCGCTGCTCAACGCCCTGCTCAACGCGGTGAACGGCGCCACCTGGGTGTCCATCCACCACGGGGGCGGGGTGGGCATCGGCAACTCGATCCACGCGGGCATGGTGATCGTGGCCGACGGCACGCCCGAGGCCGAGGCGCGCCTCAGCCGCGTGCTCACGGGGGACCCGGGCACGGGCGTGATGCGCCACGCGGACGCGGGCTATCCGCGCGCGCTGGAGGTGGCCGCAGAGCGCGGCGTGCGCACACCCCTCGTCCAGCCCGCGCGGCCGCTGTGA
- a CDS encoding imidazolonepropionase: protein MKATLIVRGIGQLATLAGPAGPRRGRAMDDPGLVAGAALAVAGDRILAAGPEAAVLAAVTTGPDTRELDAGGALVTPGFVDPHTHALFGRYRADEFDLRVRGAAYVDIAAAGGGIHASVADFRGRSDEDLLALSRPRLRRMLRSGSTTIEVKSGYGLDLEQELRALRLIAALDAELPGTLVPTFLGAHEIPPEGRADRDAYVRAICEDWLPAVAAQGVARFADVFCEPSVFTLAESERILAAAAALGLGLKIHADEIAAGYGGAALAARLSALSADHLIVMAEADIAALAASNTLAVMLPATSLGLASTQFAPARQLVDAGVALALATDFNPGSSCCESMGLIVSLAASALRLTPAEALCAATLNAAWACGEGERAGSLEPGKRADFVLHDAADLRELPYHIGFASAQRVYARGEVVDFAEDACRDRPLART, encoded by the coding sequence GTGAAGGCCACGCTGATCGTCCGGGGCATCGGCCAGCTCGCCACGCTGGCCGGTCCCGCGGGCCCGCGGCGCGGCCGGGCCATGGACGACCCCGGCCTCGTGGCCGGCGCCGCCCTCGCGGTGGCGGGGGACCGGATTCTGGCGGCGGGGCCCGAGGCGGCAGTGCTTGCCGCGGTGACGACCGGTCCCGACACCCGGGAGCTGGACGCGGGCGGCGCCCTGGTGACCCCGGGCTTCGTCGATCCCCACACGCACGCCCTCTTCGGGCGCTACCGGGCCGACGAGTTCGACCTGCGCGTGCGCGGAGCGGCCTACGTGGACATCGCCGCCGCGGGCGGGGGCATCCACGCCAGCGTGGCCGACTTCCGCGGCCGCAGCGACGAGGACCTGCTGGCGCTCAGCCGGCCCCGCCTGCGCCGCATGCTGCGCTCGGGAAGCACTACTATAGAGGTGAAAAGCGGTTACGGCCTCGACCTCGAGCAGGAGTTGAGGGCGCTTCGCCTCATCGCCGCCCTCGACGCGGAACTTCCGGGCACCCTGGTCCCCACCTTTCTCGGCGCGCACGAGATTCCGCCGGAGGGGCGCGCCGACCGCGACGCCTACGTGCGCGCGATCTGCGAGGACTGGCTCCCGGCCGTGGCGGCCCAGGGCGTCGCGCGCTTCGCGGACGTCTTCTGCGAGCCCAGCGTCTTCACCCTCGCCGAGAGCGAGCGGATCCTGGCGGCGGCGGCCGCCCTGGGCCTCGGCCTCAAGATCCATGCGGACGAGATCGCCGCCGGCTACGGCGGCGCCGCCCTCGCGGCGCGGCTGTCGGCGCTGAGCGCGGACCACCTGATCGTGATGGCCGAGGCGGACATCGCCGCGCTGGCGGCGTCGAACACGCTGGCCGTGATGCTGCCGGCCACCAGCCTCGGCCTCGCCAGCACGCAGTTCGCGCCCGCGCGCCAGCTCGTGGACGCCGGCGTGGCCCTGGCCCTCGCCACGGATTTCAATCCCGGCTCGAGCTGCTGCGAATCCATGGGGCTGATCGTCTCGCTGGCCGCGAGCGCGCTGCGGCTGACGCCGGCGGAGGCCCTCTGCGCGGCCACGCTCAACGCGGCCTGGGCCTGCGGCGAGGGCGAGCGCGCGGGCAGCCTCGAGCCCGGCAAGCGGGCGGACTTCGTCCTTCACGATGCCGCCGACCTCCGCGAGCTTCCGTATCACATCGGCTTCGCGTCGGCGCAGCGCGTCTACGCCCGCGGCGAGGTCGTGGACTTCGCGGAGGACGCCTGCCGCGACCGGCCCCTCGCAAGAACGTAA
- a CDS encoding PHP domain-containing protein, whose product MLSPARLVSRAAWAGLDGLALTDHDCVDGVDEALAAADEHGLELIPGIELSVQVDGRDVHVLGYWIDHASDTLRGILLELTAMRHRRAERMVDLLQSLGCAVTYGDVLEQAGDGNPGRPHVAKALLARGEVSSLEDAFARYIGDDGPAYVPKTLMDPERGFALLAEYGAVPVWAHPALTDYEPLLERFVSLGLKGLEVDHPKHSVLDREQLRARCRELGLVATGGSDFHQPGSGARDLGAEGVASEALAALRALRPAGRGRLDRPGGMG is encoded by the coding sequence GTGCTCTCACCGGCACGGCTGGTGTCCCGGGCCGCCTGGGCGGGACTCGACGGCCTGGCGCTCACCGATCACGACTGCGTCGACGGCGTCGACGAGGCGCTCGCCGCCGCGGACGAGCACGGCCTCGAGCTCATCCCCGGCATCGAGCTGAGCGTGCAGGTGGACGGCCGCGACGTCCACGTCCTCGGCTACTGGATCGACCACGCGAGCGACACGCTACGCGGCATCCTGCTCGAGCTGACCGCGATGCGGCACCGTCGCGCGGAGCGCATGGTGGACCTGCTCCAGTCGCTGGGCTGCGCGGTGACCTACGGGGACGTCCTCGAGCAGGCCGGCGACGGCAACCCCGGCCGCCCGCACGTGGCCAAGGCGCTGCTCGCCCGCGGCGAGGTGTCGAGCCTCGAGGACGCCTTCGCGCGCTACATCGGCGACGACGGCCCCGCCTACGTCCCCAAGACCCTCATGGACCCCGAGCGCGGCTTCGCGCTGCTCGCGGAGTACGGCGCCGTGCCCGTCTGGGCCCACCCCGCGCTCACGGACTACGAGCCCTTGCTGGAACGCTTCGTGTCGCTGGGGCTGAAAGGCCTGGAGGTGGACCACCCGAAGCACTCCGTGCTGGACCGGGAGCAGCTGCGGGCGCGCTGTCGCGAGCTCGGCCTCGTGGCCACCGGCGGCAGCGACTTCCATCAGCCCGGCAGCGGCGCCAGGGATCTCGGCGCCGAGGGCGTGGCGAGCGAGGCGCTGGCCGCGCTGCGCGCGTTGCGGCCGGCCGGGCGGGGTCGCCTTGACCGTCCCGGGGGCATGGGCTAA
- a CDS encoding TonB-dependent receptor plug domain-containing protein: MPERGRRLLLALALLALATGAPAQTWRVDGEALRRLHADTLEDVLRAAPMLTVERQGGEGLPYRVLAPGARPGELLLVVDGVPWRDAWTGEPLAEELPIALVEAVELDLRPQLADYGDAALAGVIRVTTRRPEAPRVQTRLQLSRGSFGQRGRHLTFTTPPGDVAVLVGLDEVFAEGYPFSAVWNGEPVQTSATPEISLTRRRQLSTRVLLDGGGAGPLELSFEGSAWHLDRSGTRFDPWYRERTRFALQLPSSPLGALTLSHTLLDRHSADGRATDAGVALRWSRPLAGDALRLLGGAERHQLGFTVDGERAPLPRPAWLWLGARGEAALGERLRAALGGRFTAPYERRGRVQGEASLRWTLPAGWAVEGFAAGGRGDVAWGRDRVPDLQRWPAALSAPGEAPAGDPLLRTGAALDRQGESFWARLLVAHEEGGLDWVLVETDAGGAWRAAPGEARQALGATLGTRVKGLGGVMAAAVDLSAEGGFDEASTAERAFYPLAARGTLSLGRAFFAADARLTLDGGLEFRGGRSDHGNIVRASLGAELRVLDARFWLRLSNALDWAGEELPGFPVQPSTLRLGIDWQLDH; encoded by the coding sequence ATGCCTGAGCGGGGGCGTCGACTGCTGCTGGCCCTGGCGCTCCTGGCCCTGGCGACGGGCGCGCCCGCCCAGACCTGGCGCGTCGACGGCGAGGCGCTGCGACGGCTGCACGCGGACACGCTGGAGGACGTCCTCCGCGCCGCGCCGATGCTCACGGTGGAGCGCCAGGGCGGCGAGGGCCTGCCGTATCGCGTGCTCGCGCCCGGGGCGCGCCCCGGCGAACTGCTCCTGGTGGTGGACGGCGTGCCCTGGCGCGACGCCTGGACCGGCGAGCCGCTGGCCGAGGAGCTGCCCATCGCGCTCGTCGAGGCGGTGGAGCTGGACCTGCGGCCCCAGCTCGCGGACTACGGGGACGCGGCGCTGGCGGGCGTGATCCGCGTGACCACGCGGCGTCCCGAGGCGCCGCGGGTGCAGACCCGGCTGCAGCTCTCGCGGGGCAGCTTCGGCCAGCGGGGACGTCACCTGACCTTCACGACGCCGCCGGGCGACGTCGCCGTGCTGGTGGGCCTGGACGAGGTCTTCGCCGAGGGCTATCCCTTCAGCGCCGTGTGGAACGGCGAACCCGTGCAGACGAGCGCCACGCCGGAGATCAGCCTGACGCGCCGGCGGCAGCTCAGCACGCGGGTGCTGCTGGACGGGGGCGGCGCGGGGCCGCTGGAGCTGTCCTTCGAGGGCAGCGCCTGGCATCTGGATCGCAGCGGCACCCGCTTCGACCCCTGGTACCGCGAGCGCACCCGTTTCGCGCTGCAGCTGCCGTCGAGCCCGCTGGGCGCGCTGACGCTGAGCCACACGCTGCTGGACCGCCACAGCGCGGACGGCCGCGCCACCGACGCCGGCGTCGCGCTGCGCTGGTCCCGTCCGCTGGCGGGGGACGCCCTGCGACTGCTGGGCGGCGCGGAGCGTCATCAGCTGGGCTTCACCGTGGACGGGGAGCGTGCGCCGCTGCCGCGCCCCGCCTGGCTCTGGCTGGGGGCGCGGGGCGAGGCCGCGCTCGGCGAGCGTCTTCGCGCCGCGCTCGGCGGCCGCTTCACGGCGCCCTACGAGCGCCGGGGACGGGTGCAGGGCGAGGCGTCGCTGCGCTGGACCCTTCCGGCCGGCTGGGCCGTGGAGGGCTTCGCCGCCGGTGGGCGGGGCGACGTCGCCTGGGGACGAGACCGGGTCCCCGACCTCCAGCGCTGGCCCGCCGCGCTCAGCGCTCCCGGCGAGGCGCCCGCCGGCGACCCGCTGCTGCGGACGGGGGCCGCGCTGGACCGGCAGGGAGAGTCGTTCTGGGCGCGCCTGCTCGTCGCGCACGAGGAAGGCGGGCTGGACTGGGTCCTCGTGGAGACCGACGCGGGCGGCGCCTGGCGCGCGGCGCCTGGCGAGGCGCGTCAGGCGCTGGGCGCGACGCTCGGGACGCGCGTGAAAGGCCTCGGGGGCGTGATGGCCGCGGCGGTCGACCTGAGCGCCGAAGGTGGCTTCGACGAGGCCTCCACCGCGGAGCGCGCCTTCTATCCGCTGGCCGCGCGGGGAACGCTGAGCCTGGGCCGCGCCTTCTTCGCCGCCGATGCCCGCCTCACGCTGGACGGCGGACTCGAGTTCCGCGGCGGCCGCAGCGATCACGGGAACATCGTCAGGGCCTCGCTGGGCGCGGAGCTCCGCGTGCTGGACGCTCGCTTCTGGTTACGTTTGAGCAATGCGCTGGACTGGGCGGGGGAGGAACTGCCGGGCTTTCCCGTCCAGCCGTCGACGCTGCGCCTCGGCATCGACTGGCAACTTGATCACTAG
- the pilB gene encoding type IV-A pilus assembly ATPase PilB, translating into MTNEKLSEALLASKLLTPEQLGNIVEAHQRQGGALSRHIIESGYIEEASFRDFLSSVFRVAAVDLGSMEIDNEIIKLVPEDIATRFQLVPVGRQGRVLEVAMANPDNLFAIDDLKFYTGLEVRPLVAPESAIKDAIDRYYDRAQTLKSVMDEMDGDIDVIDDDDELLATREMEAESQAAPVVKLVNSLLADAVQRGASDIHVEPYEKNMRVRYRIDGILHDMMSPPNRLKSAIISRMKIMAELDIAERRVPQDGRIKLRIGSKNIDMRVSTLPTLFDEKIVMRILDKSNLQVDLNKLGFQTGPLQHFLEAIKSPYGMVLVTGPTGSGKTTTLYSALTKINTVDVNIITTEDPVEYNLEGINQVQINDDVGLSFASALKSILRQDPNIVMVGEIRDLETASIATKAALTGHLVLSTLHTNDAPSSIGRLIDMGIEPFLVSSSVRLILAQRLVRRICSKCKAPVEIQPEVLVEAGMTPENAQTAQPQKGTGCPNCNGTGYSGRVGLYEVMVMTPRLKEMILDRASTAELRERAIADGMITLRQDALWKMAQGMTTLEEVLRETNID; encoded by the coding sequence GTGACCAACGAGAAACTCAGCGAGGCGCTCCTCGCCAGCAAACTGCTGACGCCGGAGCAGCTCGGCAATATTGTCGAGGCGCACCAGCGTCAGGGCGGAGCGCTGAGTCGCCACATCATCGAGAGCGGGTACATCGAGGAAGCCTCGTTCCGGGACTTCCTGTCGTCCGTCTTCCGCGTGGCGGCCGTCGATCTCGGCTCCATGGAGATCGACAACGAGATCATCAAGCTCGTCCCCGAAGACATCGCCACACGCTTCCAGCTGGTGCCCGTGGGCCGCCAGGGCCGCGTGCTCGAAGTGGCGATGGCCAATCCGGACAACCTCTTCGCCATCGACGACCTCAAGTTCTACACGGGTCTGGAGGTCCGTCCCCTGGTGGCGCCCGAGTCCGCGATCAAGGACGCGATCGACCGCTACTACGACCGCGCGCAGACGCTCAAGTCCGTCATGGACGAGATGGACGGCGACATCGACGTCATCGACGACGACGACGAGCTGCTGGCCACGCGCGAGATGGAGGCCGAGAGCCAGGCCGCGCCGGTGGTCAAGCTGGTGAACAGCCTGCTGGCCGACGCTGTGCAGCGGGGCGCCAGCGACATCCATGTGGAGCCCTACGAGAAGAACATGCGCGTGCGCTACCGCATCGACGGCATCCTGCACGACATGATGAGCCCGCCCAACCGCCTCAAGAGCGCGATCATCAGCCGCATGAAGATCATGGCCGAGCTGGACATCGCCGAGCGCCGCGTGCCGCAGGACGGCCGCATCAAGCTGCGCATCGGCAGCAAGAACATCGACATGCGCGTGAGCACGCTCCCCACGCTCTTCGACGAGAAGATCGTGATGCGAATCCTGGACAAGAGCAACCTCCAGGTCGACCTGAACAAGCTCGGCTTCCAGACGGGCCCGCTCCAGCACTTCCTCGAGGCGATCAAGAGCCCCTACGGCATGGTGCTGGTCACCGGCCCGACCGGTAGCGGCAAGACCACGACGCTGTACTCCGCGCTCACCAAGATCAACACGGTGGACGTGAACATCATCACCACCGAGGACCCGGTGGAGTACAACCTCGAGGGCATCAACCAGGTCCAGATCAACGACGACGTGGGGCTCTCCTTCGCCAGCGCGCTGAAGAGCATCCTGCGCCAGGACCCGAACATCGTCATGGTCGGCGAGATCCGCGACCTGGAGACCGCCAGCATCGCCACCAAGGCGGCCCTCACCGGTCACCTGGTGCTCTCCACTCTGCACACCAACGACGCGCCCAGTTCCATCGGGCGACTCATCGACATGGGCATCGAGCCCTTCCTGGTGTCGAGCTCTGTGCGGCTGATCCTGGCCCAGAGACTCGTTCGGCGCATCTGCTCCAAGTGCAAGGCGCCGGTCGAGATTCAGCCCGAGGTGCTGGTGGAGGCGGGGATGACTCCGGAGAACGCGCAGACGGCCCAGCCCCAGAAGGGGACCGGCTGCCCCAACTGCAACGGCACGGGCTATTCGGGCCGTGTCGGACTCTACGAGGTGATGGTGATGACGCCCCGGCTCAAGGAGATGATCCTCGACCGGGCGTCGACGGCGGAGCTCCGCGAGCGGGCCATCGCCGATGGAATGATCACGCTGCGTCAGGACGCCCTGTGGAAGATGGCCCAGGGAATGACGACGCTGGAGGAAGTTCTGAGGGAGACCAACATTGACTGA
- a CDS encoding type IV pilus twitching motility protein PilT, whose protein sequence is MNLRELLGQMIEKGASDLHLSAGLPPMFRIDGEITRFGEDRILPELARKLAYSIMNEDQRSRFEKTRELDFSFGIPNLSRFRANVFLQRGVVSMAIRQIPFEIKSFSQLGLPNAVGEFAKRTQGLVLVTGPTGSGKSTTLASMVNWINENRNGHIITIEDPIEYLHQHKRCIVNQREVRADTESFAVALKYVLRQDPDVILIGEMRDLETVQAALTIAETGHLCLATLHTNSAYESIHRLIDIFPSSQQAQVTAQLAFVLQGVATQELIPVARGGGRCLSSEVLVCTPAIKSAIREGKVHQVYGMMQAGQKYGMRTMNQSLYELYVNRQISLEDAMGRSRDPMELQHMIGELVNMDS, encoded by the coding sequence ATGAACCTGCGCGAACTGCTGGGTCAGATGATCGAGAAGGGCGCCAGCGACCTTCACCTCTCCGCGGGACTCCCTCCGATGTTCCGCATCGACGGCGAGATCACGCGCTTCGGCGAGGACCGCATCCTGCCCGAACTCGCGCGCAAGCTGGCCTACAGCATCATGAACGAGGACCAGCGCTCGCGCTTCGAGAAGACGCGCGAGCTCGACTTCTCCTTCGGTATCCCCAACCTCTCGCGCTTCCGCGCCAACGTGTTCCTGCAGCGCGGCGTCGTGAGCATGGCGATCCGACAGATCCCCTTCGAGATCAAGTCCTTCTCGCAGCTGGGACTGCCCAACGCGGTGGGCGAGTTCGCCAAGCGCACCCAGGGGCTCGTGCTGGTGACGGGCCCGACGGGCAGCGGCAAGAGCACCACGCTGGCCAGCATGGTGAACTGGATCAACGAGAACCGCAACGGCCACATCATCACGATCGAGGACCCGATCGAGTACCTGCACCAGCACAAGCGCTGCATCGTCAACCAGCGCGAGGTGCGGGCCGACACCGAGAGCTTCGCGGTGGCGCTGAAGTACGTGCTGCGGCAGGACCCGGACGTGATCCTGATCGGCGAGATGCGCGACCTGGAGACCGTCCAGGCCGCGTTGACCATCGCCGAGACCGGCCACCTCTGCCTGGCCACGCTGCACACCAACAGCGCCTACGAGAGCATCCACCGCCTCATCGACATCTTCCCCAGCTCGCAGCAGGCCCAGGTCACCGCGCAGCTCGCCTTCGTGCTGCAGGGCGTGGCCACGCAGGAGCTGATCCCCGTGGCGCGGGGCGGCGGGCGCTGCCTGTCGTCGGAGGTGCTCGTCTGCACGCCGGCGATCAAGAGCGCCATCCGCGAAGGGAAGGTGCACCAGGTCTACGGCATGATGCAGGCGGGGCAGAAGTACGGGATGCGGACCATGAATCAGAGTCTCTACGAGCTCTATGTGAACCGCCAGATCAGTCTCGAGGACGCCATGGGCCGCAGCCGCGACCCGATGGAGCTCCAGCACATGATCGGCGAACTGGTGAACATGGACTCCTAG